In Notamacropus eugenii isolate mMacEug1 chromosome 1, mMacEug1.pri_v2, whole genome shotgun sequence, one genomic interval encodes:
- the MYCN gene encoding N-myc proto-oncogene protein translates to MPVGAAAPKNPDLEFDSLQPCFYPDEDDFYVGGPDAAPPGEDIWKKFELLPTPPLSPSRAGPGVGPGGLPSPAAAWPGGGEPPDWASELLLLPPPEAEPWGPAHAAWGQGNLSAFVLRDCMWSGFSAREKLERVVTEKLQAGPRGAPPKVPPAPPSRAPDLCHPVSECVDPAVVFPFPVNKREPPAGAPPGGAGPRPFPEGEAGATSCSGDDTLSDSDDEDEEEEEDEEEIDVVTVEKRRASSSNNPKAVTTFTITVRPKNTAVAPAATTARAQPGELMLKRCAPIHQQHNYAAPSPYAESEDSPPLKKTKAEAPPRPPKSIPVPPKAKSVSPRNSDSEDSERRRNHNILERQRRNDLRSSFITLRDHVPELVKNDKAAKVVILKKATEYVHSLQAEERQLQLEKKALIARQEQLLKKMEHVRTC, encoded by the exons ATGCCGGTGGGCGCCGCGGCCCCCAAGAACCCGGACCTGGAGTTCGACTCGCTGCAGCCCTGCTTCTACCCGGACGAGGACGACTTCTACGTGGGCGGCCCGGACGCCGCGCCCCCGGGCGAGGACATCTGGAAGAAGTTCGAGCTGCTGCCCACGCCGCCGCTCTCCCCGAGCCGGGCCGGGCCTGGCGTCGGCCCCGGCGGGCTGCCCAGCCCGGCGGCCGCCTGGCCGGGCGGCGGCGAGCCCCCGGACTGGGCGTccgagctgctgctgctgccgccgccggaGGCCGAGCCTTGGGGGCCGGCCCACGCCGCCTGGGGCCAGGGCAACCTCAGTGCCTTCGTGCTGCGAGACTGCATGTGGAGCGGCTTCTCGGCGCGGGAGAAGCTGGAGCGCGTGGTCACCGAGAAGCTGCAGGCCGGCCCGCGGGGGGCTCCCCCCAAGGTCCCCCCCGCGCCGCCCTCCAGGGCCCCCGACCTGTGCCACCCCGTCTCCGAGTGCGTGGACCCGGCCGTGGTGTTCCCCTTCCCCGTGAACAAGCGCGAGCCCCCCGCCGGGGCGCCCCCGGGAGGGGCTGGCCCGCGCCCCTTCCCCGAGGGAGAAGCCGGGGCCACCAGCTGCTCGGGGGACGACACCCTGAGCGACTCGG atgatgaagatgaggaagaggaagaggatgaggaggagattGATGTGGTGACCGTGGAAAAGCGCCGTGCATCATCCTCCAACAACCCCAAGGCGGTCACCACGTTCACTATCACCGTGCGACCCAAGAACACGGCCGTGGCCCCTGCCGCCACCACTGCCAGAGCCCAGCCTGGGGAGCTGATGCTCAAGCGCTGTGCACCCATCCATCAGCAGCACAACTACGCTGCGCCCTCCCCCTATGCTGAGAGTGAAGACTCGCCTCCTTTGAAGAAGACAAAGGCTGAGGCTCCGCCACGCCCGCCCAAGAGCATCCCAGTGCCGCCCAAGGCCAAGAGCGTGAGCCCCCGAAACTCCGACTCGGAGGACAGCGAACGCCGCCGCAACCACAACATCTTGGAGCGCCAGCGAAGGAACGACCTGAGGTCCAGCTTCATCACCCTCAGGGACCATGTGCCGGAGCTGGTGAAGAACGACAAAGCGGCCAAGGTGGTCATCTTGAAAAAGGCCACCGAGTACGTGCACTCCCTGCAGGCGGAGGAGCGCCAGCTCCAGCTGGAGAAGAAGGCGTTGATAGCGCGGCAGGAACAACTGCTGAAGAAGATGGAGCACGTGCGGACTTGCTGA